CTTGGTCGGGTCGAGGTAGCGAGCCAGGCCGACGCCGCCGATGATCAGCTCACCGATCTCACCATCGGCCACTTCGTTGCCTGTGGCATCTACAACGGCGAGGTCCCAACCGTCCAGCGGGAGACCGATCCGAACCGGGCCTTCGCCGGAGAGCTGGGCGGCGCACGCGACGACGGTGGCCTCGGTCGGCCCGTAGGTGTTCCAGACCTCGCGGCCTTCGATTGCGAGGCGCTCGGCCAGTTCCGGAGGGCAGGCCTCGCCGCCGAAGATCAGCAGCCGGACCTGGTCGAGCGCGTCCGGCGGCCAGAGCGCGGCCAGCGTCGGCACGGTCGAGACGATAGTGATGCCCTGGGCAACCAACCACGGGCCGAGGTCCATACCGGTGCGAACCAGTGACCGCGGTGCGGGCACCAGACAGGCGCCGTACCGCCAGGCGAGCCACATCTCCTCGCAGGACGCGTCGAACGCGACGGACAGGCCGGCCAGGACCCGGTCGTCTGGCCCGATCGGCTCGTCCTGCAGGAACAGGCGAGCCTCGGCGTCGACGAACGCGGCCGCCGATCGGTGCGTGACGGCGACACCTTTCGGTACGCCGGTCGAGCCCGACGTGAAGATGATCCACGCGTCGTCGGTCGGCTCGGGGCCGGTGGTGCCGCGCGGGGAGTTCGTCGTACTGGTGGCGTCCATGCGGGCCGAGTACGGGTAGTCGAAGGCGCCGTTGGCCGCGTCGTTGTCGGCCATCGGCGCCTGCTGCGGGCGGGCGAGCGTGAGCTCGAGTTCGTCGCCGACCGTGGCCGCGACGGCCGCCTCACCGAAGACGAGTTCGGCGCGCTCCTCCGGGTCGTCGGCGTCGACCGGGACGTACGCCGCGCCCGCTTGCAGGGTGCCGAGAATCGCGACGTACAGGTCGTTGTGCCCCGACGAGATCCGGATGCCGACGCGGTCGCCGGGTCCGATACCGGCCGCGGTCAACCGGCCGGCGAACTTGGTGGTCTGCACCAGCAGCTCGCGATAACTCAGACTGACGCTGCCGTCGTCGAGCGCGGGCTCGTCTGCGTAGTTGGCAGCTGTCTCCTCGAGCACATCCACCAACGTCCGCGAGGCCGTCGCCAGGTCCCCGCGTCGCAACGTCACGGGCGGATAATACGCCGCTCAGTTACGGCTTGGACAACCCGAAGCAAACACGTGGGTGCGCCCATCAACCGCTTGTTCACACCCAGGAGCTGGTCACACGGGAACGTTGATGGAGTTGTCGCGGGTCGTCGTGCGGGGCGGCTTGTTCATGTCGGCGACGGTAAGTCCGGTCGCCGGGGACCCCTCCCGAACTCAGTCCAGTACGTCGAGATCCGCCGGGACCAGCGTGGTGGTCATCAGCAGCTCCCGGAACATGTTGTCGTTCAGCGCGTTGCCGACCGGCTCGCCGACCTCCTCGCGGGTCAGCCCGGGTACGCCGTCCCGCGACAGCCGACTGCGGACGTTGGAGACCAGGTGCTCGACCCGCTTGGCAGTCCAGCCCTCCGTCGGCTGCAGCTCGGACAGCTGGTCCGCAGCCTGCCGCCAGGACAGCGGCAGCGGGTGCAGGTCGTGCAGCAGGTACCGCTGGCCGACCACGATCAACGCCAGCTTCTCAGCCGGAGACAGTCGCCAGACGCGTGGCGGGTGCGTTGACTCACGTGGCCGCGGTACGGGGCGTGCGCCACTGTCGCCGACGACGTACACCTCGAGGAGGTGCTCGCGTCCGCTGGAGCCCTGTACGAAGAGCGGTGTGTAACCAGCCGCGAGAGGTATCGGGTCCTCGCCGGCGAACAGCGCCCGCTGACGGGGGAACCGCACGGGCAGCCGCCCGGTCACTGCGACGTACCACTGGTTGCTGCGGTAGCTGATCGAGCCGTGCCTCCGGCTGACGCGCGGATCGTCCTCGCCGATGCAGACATGCACCTCGGGACGGTTCCGTCCGAACAGGATGGTCCGCTGCGGTTCGGCGTCGACGCTGACACCACCTGCGACGCTCAGCACGAAGATGGTGCCCGGCTGGGCGTCAGGCACGCCGTGCGACAGGCTGGTCTGATTCGGGGGGAGACGCTCCATCTCAGGCCTTCGGCAGCTTCGCAGCGACTGACTGACCGAGCTTCGTGGCCAGTCCGCACAGCGAGGTCAGCGTGCCGGGACCTGTTGCGATCACCGTCACCAACTCGACCGTATCGGCGTACTTCCGGAACACGATCAGCGCCGCACAGGTCCCAGTGCCGTCGTACTCACTCGATATGAACGCGGACCGGCCGGACATCGTCACCGGACGTCCGTCCGACGCGTCCAGCGGCTGGTCCCGGTCGAACCGCACGTCCACCGACAGATCGCTGGTCGTACTCTCCCAACCGCACGACCAGCCGCCGAACGACGTGTCCGGATGCTTCGCGTCCACAGCCGGGATCAGCTCCAACGCCTGGTTGTCCAACAGCGTGCAGGCGTCGAGGTGCGCCAGCGACGCGGCCGGCAACGGCTGCGCACGACGGGGGATCGGTCCGGCCTTCAGCACGCCGATCGCCTTCTGCGTAACGGCTTCCGCCATCGCGCACACGTCCATCCCGGACCCGTCGTTGTGCCGCGCCTCGACCACCACGTGCGTACCGTCCGACAGTACGAGTACACGCTCGCAGCCGCCGCCCTCAGCCCGTTCGCGGACGACCTCGTGGAGGTTGCCGGTCAGCTTCTCCACCGTGCCCTGAGGCAGTTCGTTGTCCGCCTCGTCGAGCTCTGCCCGTACGTCGACCTGCTGGCCGCCGCTGCCGTTCACCACCACGTCACACCGGTCGAAGTTCCCGTACGCCGGTTCCAGCGTCGCGTCCCCGAACTTGCTCAACGACGTCTCGTCGATCAACGCACAGGGATCCACCGTCAACGGATCACCCACCGGACCGGCGATGGTCGTCGTGGGCGTGGCCGATGGCTCGGACGGCCCCGACACCGCCCGTCCGATCAGCACACCCAGTACGGCGACCACCGCTACGCCGGCAGCCGCTGCCGGGATCACCCATCGCCTCCGCCGCGTACTTACGGGCGGGGCAGTGGGGCCGCCGAGCTCAGTTACAACCTCGGCGACGGACGGGCGGTCCCCTGGTTCTACGGCGAGCATCCGCGTGAGCAGCGGCGTCAGCTCGCCACCGCGTCGCAACGGCTCCAGTTCACCGCGTGCGGCGCGCCGCAGTACCGCCAGCGGGTTCGGGTCGTCGCCGAACGGCGAGTGGCCCTCCAGCGCCGTGTAGAGGACCGCGCCCAGCGAGAACACGTCGGAGGCGGTCGTCGGTTCGTTGCCGTTGGCTACTTCCGGTGCGAGGTGGGCCGGCGTACCGACCGTCGAGCTGTCCGTCAGCGTCGCCTCGGCCCACAGGCGTCGCGAGATGCCGAAGTCCGCGAGTTTCGCCGTACCGTCCGCAGTGACCAGGATGTTGGCCGGTTTGAGATCCCGGTGGATGATGCCCGCCGCGTGCACGGCCTGCAGCGCGGACGCGATCTGTACGCCGATCCGCGCGACCCGGTCCGGTGGCAGCTTGCCCAGTTCGTCCAAGCTCCGCGACGGCAGGTACTCCAGGACCAGCCAGTGCTCGTCCCCGTCCGTGACCACGTCGAAGATCGTCACCACGTGCGGGTCGTGCAGGCGGGCACCGGTCCGCGCCTCACGGCGCAGCCGGCGCCCGTCCGGGTCGTCCACACCGGGATGCGCGCGCTTCAGCGCGACCTCCCGGTCCAGCTGCTGGTCATGGGCACGCCAGACCGAGCCCATACCGCCCGAGCCGAGCGGTTCCCCCAACAGGTAGCGGCCCCCGATCAACCGGGCCGTCACTTCACCAGGTCCGCCGATACAGCGAAGGTGTCACAGGCCTTGTTCTCGCCGACGTTGAAGCCGTTCTGGATCCAGAAGCCCTGGCTGGTCGCCAGACCGTGCGTCCGCTCGTCCTCCGGCGTGTCAGCCGACTCACCGAAGCTGTTGCTGGACTGCTCCTTGAACTCCTGCAGGCGGTTGGTCAACGGGTACGACTTCGCCACGGCCTTGCTGAACACACCGGCGAAGCAGGACGCCTGCAACTCGTTGCGTCGCGAGCTCTCCAGCTTCTGCTCCGGGTGGTCCTGCACATAGACGGCCCGGGCGTAGAACAGCCCGGTGACGCCCTGGACGTGGTGGCCGTACTCGTGCGCGATCGTCATCAGGTACGCGAGGTCCTGCTGCGGACCGAAGGCACGGTTCATCTGCTTCACGTCGGTGTACATCACCTGGTTGCCGTAGCAGTAGAACGCCAGCACCCGCCCCGACAGCGGCGCGAAGTTGCCGCACGGCGTCTGGACCGGCGTGTCGAACACGACCAGGCCCGGGTCCGGCTTCTCCTCGCCGAGCTCCTTGAAGATCGGGCGCCACGCGTCGTTCAGACACTTGAAGAGCCGCTGGTAGTAGACCTTCTGCGACGCCAGGCTGCCGCTGCCGAGGTTGGCGGCCGGGCAGTTCTGCGCCGGCAGCGGACCTGTGCGGTACACGTCGGCGTTCAGCAGGAAGTCCTCGGCGGTGCCCTTCTCCGGGGTGGTCGTCGGCGTCGGCACGATCGACGGACCGGTCACCTTGGGCTCGGCGGTGGTCTCGGTGCTGCTGTCGGAGCCCAGGATCGCGGCAATCACGGCCACCGACACGCCGATGAAGGTCAAGAAGATGAAGCTCACCAGGACCAGGCGCAGCGCTCCGCCCCGCTTCCGCGGCGGCTGGAACCCGTTGAACTGGCCCGGACCGCCGTAGTACGGCTGGAACTGCTGGCCTGGGTACTGCTGACCGGGGTACTGCTGGCCCGGGTACGGCGTACCTTGCGGCGGACCCTGTGGGTACTGACCCTGCTGCGGCGGCCATGGCCCGGCTTGCGGCGGTGGCAGCACACCAGGCGGCGGGCCGAGTGGCCGGCCCTGCGGTGCACCCTGCGGTGGGCCGCCGTACCCGTACGGGCTGCTCAAGGTCTGGCCTCCATGTGGTCGGGTCACGCGGGTCGTATCTGGCTATGGCGAGTTCGCTGCACGAACCGGCACGAGACTACTCTCGACCCATGTCACCGAAGCGCCGCCTCCTCCCGGCTGCCCTGCTGATGTCCCTGACCGCCCCGCTGTTCGTTGCCCTGAGCACTATGGCTGCCGAGGCGGTGGCCCCGATGGCAGGGGACCAGATCACCGCGTACTCCGCGGACGCGACGCTCACCAAGGACGGTGAGCTGCAGGTCAAGGAGACGGTCGACCTGACCGCCGGCGGTACGACGTTCAGCCGCACGCTGGCCACCCGGGTCCGGTCGGACGCCGAGCGGGACCGCACGTACGAGCTGAAGGACGTGTCCGCGACGGTGAACGGACAGCCCGCCCAGGGCTTCCAGAACGACAGCACCGACGACGGCCGCAAGCTGACGCTGAACGTGTCCGGGCAGTCGAAGATCGTCTACAGCTACACAGTGGACAACGTGGTCGCCGACTCGACCGAGGGCCGCCAGGTGAGCTGGCCGATCGTGCAGGGCTTCGCCACGTCGATCCCGAAAGCCAGCCTGACCGTCAGCGTCCCGTTCGCGACCTGGGTGACCTGCTTCGCCGGCCGCACCGGTTCGAGCCTTCCGTGTACGTCGTCCCAGCTGGCCGAGTCGGCGGCGCTGCAGATCGAGCAGAACGGCGTACCTGCCGGCGGCCGGGTGACGTTCCTGACCGGGCTGAGCGACCAGGCGACCGTGCAGGCCAACGCGCAGTTCTCCACCCGCTGGACGCTCGGGAGGGCGTTCACGGTCGACAAGACCACCGTCGGGCTCGCAGTCCTCGTGTTCGGGCTCGGACTGCTCGGTGCGGTCGGCCTGTGGTTCTTCCGCGGCCGGGATGCCGCGAAGGTCGGTGCGGGCGCGCCGGAGCGTCCGGTGCTCGACGGCTCCGACGGTCCGCAGTTCGCCGCTCCGGACGGCATTCGGCCCGGCCAGGTCGGCACCGTGGTGGACGAGACGGCCGACGTCGTCGACATCACCGCGACCCTGCTGGACCTTGCTGTGCGCAACTACCTGACGATCGTCGAGCAGCCGCGCGAGTCGCACTTCGGCAGGCTCGACTGGGAGCTGCAGCGGTTGCACCCGGGCGGTCCGGAGCTGCTGGCCTACGAGAAGGCTCTGCTGGACGCGGTGTTCGCTGACGGCGACTCGGTGCTGGTCTCCGCGCTCGGCCCGTCGCTGCGCCCGCGGCTCAACCTGGTCCGCGAGCAGCTGTACGCCGACGTCGTCACGCAGGGCTGGTTCAACAACCGCCCGGACGCGGTGCGGAACCGGTGGACCACCGCCGGCGTGGTGCTGCTCGGTGCAGGCGTCGTACTGACCATCGTGCTTGCGATCGTCAGCAAGTTCGCTCTGGTCGGCTTCGCGGTCATGGCAGCCGGTCTGGTGCTCGCACTCGTCGGGCAGGCCGCACCGGCCCGCACTGCGCGCGGTGCCGCCGTACTGGGCCGGGTGGCCGGTCTGCAGCACTACCTGGCCAACGAGACCTCGGCCGACCTGCCGCAGAGCCACCGGCTCGAGTTCGCGTCCCGCTGCCTGCCGTACGCCGCTGTGCTCGGGCTGACCGAGAAGTGGGCGCTGGAGATCGCAGCGACCGATGACGACGACGACCCCGACGCCGGCATCGGCTGGTACTCCGGTCCGGAGAACTGGCACCTGTCCGACATCGGCGAATCGCTCAGCAACTTCGTCACATCATTCGGCGGCTCCCTAACCACCGCCCGCCGCCTCTTCGGCTGACGGAGTGGCTCGCCCTTCCACGGTCGAGCGCCGGTACAAGGACAGGCTGGCCCGCATGGGACCGCCTCACGCAACGGGACGGATAACCCCTCGCGTGCAGGGTTCTCCCCTCATACAGCAGTAGAGAACCCCCGACGCGAGGGGATAACCGCCGGTCCTCTGCCTGAGCTGGTGTCCGAGGTGCTCGAGGGCCGCGTGTGTGGTGGCGTGGTGACCGGAGACAGGAGCTCGTGACTCGAGACAGGCAATAGCAGGTCCCGACCCGCCACTGCCTGTCTCACGACCTAGTTCACTCGGACGTCGGCTGCGGTGAAGGTGTTGCAGGAGTCGGGCTTCTTGTTGTTGTAGCCGGTGATCGACCACTGGTAGTTGCTGACCCGGTTGCCGTGGTCGTGGACCCGCGGCCGCGCGTAGTCGTCACCCGAGTGCGAGATCAGGAACTTCCAGTTGTTCAGCAGCACGCCGTTCATCGGGAGGTACGTCGCGTTCGCGCCGAGGTAGACCGCGCCGAGACAGGTCGCCTGCAGCTCGCGGCGGCGGCTCTCGGTCAGCTTCTGGTTCGGCGTCATGCTCTGCTGCCGGGACATCGACGAGGCGAGGATCCCGCTCAGCTTCTGGATGTGGTGGCCGTACTCGTGCGCGAACGTGTTGAGCATGATCGCGCGCGTGTAGACCGGGTTGGAAACGTAGTAGCGGTTGTCGACGGTGAACGGCAGGTAGATCGTCTCGTTCGCACCGCAGTACGCCGCCCGCACGCTGCGCTGCATGCCGCAGGGCGAGGGCACCTTGCCGACGTACACGACCGCCTTCGGGTTGCGGAACGGCAGGCTCGCCTTCTTCATCGCCAGCCACCACGTGCGGTTCAGGCAGGGCAGCAGACGGTTGTAGTACTGCTGCGCTGCCGCGACGGTGACCGGTGCGAACGGCGGCTCCGCGCACTTCGACGCGGCGAGCGGGCCGATCGTGTAGAGCCGGCTGCCCTTCACGACCTCGTCGACCGTCGGGCCACGCGGCGTCGACGGGGACGGGGAGGTGGACGGGCTCTCCGAGGGAGACGCGGACTCCGAGGTCGAGGTGGTCGGGGTCGTCTTCGCCTCGGGCTTGTCGCCGCCGAGACCGCGGATCAGCAACGTGACGCCGGAGCCGACCACGAGGACCGCCAGCACCACCAGGCCGATCAGGAGAGTGCGGGAGATCTTCTTCTTGCGCCGGCGCCGGCCGCCCGGTGGCTGCGGGATCGGGATCGGCGGGTACTGCCAGGTGGGCGCCTGCTGGACAGGCTGACCCATCGGACCGATCTGACCGCCGGGACCGCTCTGGGGGGCGGCGTGGCGGGCGCCGGTCTGTTGCTGCGGCGGGAGCGCGTTGCTCCACGGTGAAGACTGCTGCCCCTGCTGTTGACCCTGCTCTTGGTCCTGTCCGCCTTGCGGGCCCCACAGGTACGAGCCCTCCGAGCGCGGACCGGTCTGCTGCTCGCGGGGCTGCTGCTGCGAAGGAGACGCCTGCCAGGCGCTCGACTCGGACTGCCCCGTAGCCGAGCCCTGGCCGGCACCGGTCTGCAGAGTCCACGACTCAGTACCCCACTCAGGAGCATTCGGCTGGGGCTGGTTGGGCTGGGAAGGCCCAGACGAGCTCGCACCCGACTGCGGGCTCTGACCGGACTGAGGCCCCTGCGGACCGGACTGCTGCGGGGGACCCGACTGCCACGGGCTGGGGGTGGTGGCGCCGGGCTGGGGTGCCGGTGGGCCGGACTGCCAAGAGCCAGGCTGGTTCCCACCGGACTGCGGCGGACCAGGCTGATTCGGCCGCTGCTGTCCCGGACCAGACTGTCCCGGACCGGGTCGGTTCGGGCCGGGTTGGTTCGGGCCGGGTTGGTTCGGGCGTGGTTGGGCGGGGCCGGATTGCGACGGGCCTGGCTGGTTCGGCCCTGGTCGACCAGGGCCGGGTTGGTTCGGGCCTGGCTGTGACGGACCTGATTGTGGCCAGCCGGACTGCGGCGGACCCGACCGCGAAGGCCCGGGCTGGTTCGGGCCCGACTGTGACGGACCTGACTGTGGCCGACCGGACTGCGAAGGCCCGGGTTGGTTGGGGCCTGATTGTGACGGACCTGACTGTGGCCAGCCGGACTGCGGGGGCCCCGACTGCCGAGGCCCGGGCTGGTTCGGCCCGGGTTGGGGGCGACCGGGTTGGCCGGGGGCGGGCTGGTCGGGGTGTTCTCGGCGGTTGGGGTCCCAGCCGCCGTCGAACCAGCTGCTGGCGGGCTGGTCGGACTGGGCCGGGTTGCTGAACTCCCGCTTGGCGTCGGAGTCGCCGGTCCACCACGTGGCCGGCTGACCCTCTCCAGGGTTCTGCTCCCCAGGACCACGAGGGCCGGCCTCGTTGTCCCGTGCTCCGAACCAACCACCACTACCGGGTCCTTGGCCTGCGGGCGGCTGGCCGGGAACGGGCTCCTGCGGGCGGTCCGGCTGATCGTCAGCCGGGTCGCTCCCCGGGGGCTGGTTCCTGTTGTCCGACATCGATGCTCCTCACGACCTTGCTGGGTATTGCTCTGCAGCTCGTTGGTGGGGCGCCGAAGCCGCCTCCCCCTACATATCCTCCGCGACATACTTTGCGCGATACGGACCCACCAGGCTAGCTACCCCGGCCAGTCGTTTCGAAGTAGACCAGTGACGGCCCTCACTGCACCTTCGCGGCAGACGCTGCGAACGTGTTGCAGACGCTCGGGTTGCGGGCGTTGTACCCGCGGGTGGCCCAGTACTGGTGGTTGTTCGCGTCGCCGTGGTCGTTCGCGTTGTCGGTGACGTGCCCGATCAGCCAGCGCCACTGGAACAGCGACTGCCCGGTGATCGGGTAGCTCCGCCGGTTCGCGCCGATGAAGATGTCCGAGAAGCAGGACGCCTGCAGCTCCAGCCGCCGGCTGTCCTGCAGTTCCATCGCGTAGTTCGGCCGCTCGTACCGGATCCGCGAGTACGCCTGCAGGATCCCCATGTTGTTCTGGATGTGGTGCCCGTACTCGTGCGCGAACTGGTGCAGCATCCACATCCGCGCCCACACCTTCTGGTAGGCCTGCGGGTAGCGGTTGTAGTTGCCGATGTCCTCGGTGAGGTTCATGTAGATGGTGTCGGTGGTCCCGCAGAAGAACGGCGGCCCGGAGTCGCTGTGGGTCCCGCACGGCGTCGTGACCGTACCGCTGAAGATCCGCACGGTCGGCGCCCGGAACCGCCCACCGGCCTTGGCCACGAGCGGCGCCCAGGCCCTGTTCAGGCAGCCCACCAGGTTCTTGTAGTTGGCCCGTGCGCCGGCCACCGTGCTCTGCCGCGCCTTGGACTCCTTGCAGTTCACCGACGCCATCGCACCGGCCTTGTACAGCCGGTTCCGCACCACGAGATCGGTGTCGGTCGGACCCGGCTTGGTCGTCGGCTTGGCGGTAGCGGTCGCGGTTGACCGGGTCGCCGTCGGCCGCGTCGCCTGCGTGGTCGGCTGGGTGGTGGGCGCGGTCGTCGGCACGTTGGTCGGCTGGCCGGACGGTTCCTTCGTCGGCTGGTTCGTCGGGCTGTACGACGTGGTGGTCGTCGGACTCGCGTACGACGGGTCGCCGTCACCCTTCAGCGCCGCCGAGACGATCTTCAGCGCCATGACGCCGATCACGAGCACACCGAGCAGCACCAGCGCGGCGATCAGTCCGCCGCGCCCCTTCTTCGGTGGCTTCGGTCCACCAGGTGGAGCGCCCCACCCGAACTGCGGCTGCCCAGGCCCCGGCATCGGCTGGCCCTGGAACGAGTGCCCGTGGAAAGGCTGGCCCGGCCCCGGCCCCTGATAAGGAGGACCACCACCAGGAGGCGGTCCGTAGGGCGGACCAGAAGGCGGTCCGGAAGGCGGGCCTGACGGCGGTCCGGTGGGCGGGCCCTGGGGTGGGCCAGGCGGGCGACCAGGAGGCTGCTGGCCGCCGTACCCCTGCCCCTGCTGCCAGGGCGGAGGTGGCTGCTGCGGCGGGTACTGCTGCCCGGGAGGAGGACCCCATTGGTTGCCTGACACACCCGGGACGCTACCGGAGCCAGGGCTCAACTTACCCGGGCAGGTGACGCCGACCAGGTGTTGCAGCTGGCCGGATTACGGCTCTGGAAGGCTGCGCGGCTCCAGGCCCCGTGGTTGGTGGTGCTGCCGTGATCCCGCGGGTACGGCGGGCGGTCGCCGCTGTTGTTCACGTCGTACAGCCACATCTGGTACGCGTAGCCGGTGATGCCGTAACTGTTGCGGTTGGCACCCAGGAACACGTTGCCGAGACATGAGGCCTGCAGTTCGAGCCGGCGACTCAGCTGCAACGCCCCGGCGGCAGAAGCGTCGTACCGGAGCTTCGTGTAGGCCTCACCGAGCCCGGTCATCCACTGCACCGCGTGCGCGTACTCGTGGGCCATGGTGAAGGTGCCGACCATCCGGCCGAACGTCGGGTTCTGCTTGTAGAACGAGATGATCGACGGAGACTCCATATAGATGGTGTGCGTCGTCGGGCAGTAGAACGAGCGCCCGACGCCGCCACCGCACGGTGTGGTCACCGAGCCGCCCCAGACGACCAGACCGGGTGACCGGAACCGGCCGCCGGATACGGCGACCTGCGTCGGCCAGGCCCGGTCCAGGCAGGCCTTGATCGCCTTGAAGTACGCCAGCGACTGCGAGCCGTTGCCGAGACCGGTCCTGGCCTGCTTGCAGTTCACGGTCCGCATCACGCCGGTCTTGTAGAGCCGGTGGGTCGCGTTGTACGTCGCCGGGTTCACGGTCTGCACCGGCTTCGGCGGGGTGACCTTCGCGGTCGTCGTGGTCGTCCGCGGAGCAGCAGTCGTCGGGGGAGGCGGCGGCACGCTGCTCGGAGCCCTGGTCGGCTCAGAGGTCGCTGACTCCGTGGCGACCGGTGCGGCCACGGCAGGTCCGTCGCCGCCGCCCTGGGTGAGCTTCACGGCCAGGAACACGCCACCGGCCGCGACCACCGCCAGCACTGCGACGACGAGCAGCGCCGTACCGCCGGACTTCTTCCGCGGCGGCTGAGGCGGCATCGGACCCCACCCGTACTGCGGGCCGGGCGACGGCGGAGGAGCGTAGTACTGCGGGGGCCCCGAGAACTGCTGACAGTACTGCGGAGGCGGGGGCCCACCCTGGTAACCCTGCTGCGGCGGCGGACCGAATTGTCCGGGTCCCGGTCCCCATTGGTTGCCTGACACTCCCCAGACGCTATCGTGCCCCGTGTCAACCTGACCCTCTCTTTACGGTGTGATTGGGCGATGCGTCTACGTCTCCTCGGGCTATCCCTGTGTGCCCTCGGCCTGCTCGGCCTCTCGACTGTCCCAGCCGGTGCGGCCGGCGCGGACGCAACCAGTGCCGCCGCCGACCCGGTGGTGACCAACTACGACAGTCAGGTCCGGGTCGAACGTGACGGCCTGCTCCGGGTCGCTGAGACCTGGAAGCTCAGCAACGTGAACGGGACCTTCACCCGGTTCATCGTCACGCGGGACCACCTGCCGGACGACATCGACCACGTCCAGGAGATCGGCGACCTGCAGGTCAAGGCCGGCGGTCAGGACAAGAAGGCCGATGTGAAGGTCGAGGGCGACGTCACGTCGATCGCCGTACCGGACGTCAGCGGCGGTACGACGCAACTCGACGTCACCTACACCGTGAAGGGCGCGGTCGCGAAGACCCTGGACGGCACCGAGGTGCGGTTCGCCCCGCTGACCGGGATCAACCTCCCGATCCAGACCGCGAACATCGTCTTCAGCGTCCCCGAGGTCTCGCACGTCGCCTGCTTCGCGGGCCCGATCGACAGCAACATCCCGTGTTCGCTCGCGCAGGTCGGCGAGACCTCCGGCCCGACCTTCCAGCAGACCGCGCTGCCGCCGGGCAACACGGTCAAGATGGCGGTCGGCTTCCCGAAGGGCCAGATCGCGGACAACTCGATCATCGAGTACCGGCACACCTTCAAGCGCGCCTTCTCCACCGACGCGGCCCAGCTGATCACCGCGCTGGCGGTGCTGCTGCTCGGCGCGATCGCGCTGTTCGCGCTGTACCGGCTGCGCGGCCGGGACCAGGTCGACCCGCGGCGCGTCGTCCCGGCGTCGCTGTTCAGCCTCGGCACCGACACGCGGATCGACTTCACGCCGCCGTCGGACCTGCGGCCCGGTGAGGTCGGCACGCTGATCGACGAGCGGATCGACCCGGTCGACGTGACCGCGACGATCATCGACCTGGCCGTCCGCGGTCACATCCAGATCGTCGAGCTCGAGCACAGCACCGAGTTCGCGCGGCCGGACTGGGAACTGCGCCGGGTCTCCAACGCCCCGGCGGAGGAGCTGCAGCGGTACGAGAACGTCCTGATCCGCGCGATCTTCGGCGACTCCGACTCGGTGCTGGTCTCCGAGCTCGGCAAGCAGGTCCGGGCGAACCTGGCCCAGGTCCAGGACGCCCTGTACGACGGTGTGGTCAAGCGCGGCTGGTTCACCGAGCGCCCGGACCGCACTCGGTCGCTGTGGGCAACGATCGGCATCGCGACCACCGTGGTCGGTGTCATCGCGACCGTCCTGCTGGCTCTGCTGTCGACGTGGGGTCTGCTCGGCCTCGCGATCACGCTGGTCGGTGTCGGCCTGCTCGTGGTCGGCCGCTACATGCCGGCCAAGGCTCCGGCCGCCGGCCGCGTCCTCGGCCAGGTCGCCGCGATCCGCGGTGAGTTGCTGGAGATGGACGTCAGCGAGCTGCCGACCGACCAGCACGCCGAGCTCTGCTCGCGCGCTCTGCCGTACGCCGTCGTACTCGGCGGCTCGGAGCGCTGGATCGACGCACTGGTCGCGACCGACTCCACGCCGGACCAGGAGGACGACGGCTTCACCTGGTACCGCGGCCCGAGCGGCTGGCACCTGCAGTACCTGCCGGACTCCCTCCGCAACCTCACCACCAACCTGACGGGTGCGCTGTTCGCCCGCTGAGGTCAAGAGAACAGAGCCCGCCACGCCGCCCCGGCGTGGCGGGCTCTGTCGTCTCTACCAGTTGTGTTGCGGGTCCGACGGCGCCGGCAACGGCATGCCCTCCGGGTGCACGACATACACGAGTCCACCGGAGTGCGGCACCCAGGCGTTCT
This Kribbella sp. NBC_00482 DNA region includes the following protein-coding sequences:
- a CDS encoding neutral zinc metallopeptidase codes for the protein MPGPGQPQFGWGAPPGGPKPPKKGRGGLIAALVLLGVLVIGVMALKIVSAALKGDGDPSYASPTTTTSYSPTNQPTKEPSGQPTNVPTTAPTTQPTTQATRPTATRSTATATAKPTTKPGPTDTDLVVRNRLYKAGAMASVNCKESKARQSTVAGARANYKNLVGCLNRAWAPLVAKAGGRFRAPTVRIFSGTVTTPCGTHSDSGPPFFCGTTDTIYMNLTEDIGNYNRYPQAYQKVWARMWMLHQFAHEYGHHIQNNMGILQAYSRIRYERPNYAMELQDSRRLELQASCFSDIFIGANRRSYPITGQSLFQWRWLIGHVTDNANDHGDANNHQYWATRGYNARNPSVCNTFAASAAKVQ
- a CDS encoding DUF2207 domain-containing protein — its product is MRLRLLGLSLCALGLLGLSTVPAGAAGADATSAAADPVVTNYDSQVRVERDGLLRVAETWKLSNVNGTFTRFIVTRDHLPDDIDHVQEIGDLQVKAGGQDKKADVKVEGDVTSIAVPDVSGGTTQLDVTYTVKGAVAKTLDGTEVRFAPLTGINLPIQTANIVFSVPEVSHVACFAGPIDSNIPCSLAQVGETSGPTFQQTALPPGNTVKMAVGFPKGQIADNSIIEYRHTFKRAFSTDAAQLITALAVLLLGAIALFALYRLRGRDQVDPRRVVPASLFSLGTDTRIDFTPPSDLRPGEVGTLIDERIDPVDVTATIIDLAVRGHIQIVELEHSTEFARPDWELRRVSNAPAEELQRYENVLIRAIFGDSDSVLVSELGKQVRANLAQVQDALYDGVVKRGWFTERPDRTRSLWATIGIATTVVGVIATVLLALLSTWGLLGLAITLVGVGLLVVGRYMPAKAPAAGRVLGQVAAIRGELLEMDVSELPTDQHAELCSRALPYAVVLGGSERWIDALVATDSTPDQEDDGFTWYRGPSGWHLQYLPDSLRNLTTNLTGALFAR
- a CDS encoding neutral zinc metallopeptidase, which produces MPPQPPRKKSGGTALLVVAVLAVVAAGGVFLAVKLTQGGGDGPAVAAPVATESATSEPTRAPSSVPPPPPTTAAPRTTTTTAKVTPPKPVQTVNPATYNATHRLYKTGVMRTVNCKQARTGLGNGSQSLAYFKAIKACLDRAWPTQVAVSGGRFRSPGLVVWGGSVTTPCGGGVGRSFYCPTTHTIYMESPSIISFYKQNPTFGRMVGTFTMAHEYAHAVQWMTGLGEAYTKLRYDASAAGALQLSRRLELQASCLGNVFLGANRNSYGITGYAYQMWLYDVNNSGDRPPYPRDHGSTTNHGAWSRAAFQSRNPASCNTWSASPARVS
- a CDS encoding neutral zinc metallopeptidase, giving the protein MGQPVQQAPTWQYPPIPIPQPPGGRRRRKKKISRTLLIGLVVLAVLVVGSGVTLLIRGLGGDKPEAKTTPTTSTSESASPSESPSTSPSPSTPRGPTVDEVVKGSRLYTIGPLAASKCAEPPFAPVTVAAAQQYYNRLLPCLNRTWWLAMKKASLPFRNPKAVVYVGKVPSPCGMQRSVRAAYCGANETIYLPFTVDNRYYVSNPVYTRAIMLNTFAHEYGHHIQKLSGILASSMSRQQSMTPNQKLTESRRRELQATCLGAVYLGANATYLPMNGVLLNNWKFLISHSGDDYARPRVHDHGNRVSNYQWSITGYNNKKPDSCNTFTAADVRVN